From Pelmatolapia mariae isolate MD_Pm_ZW linkage group LG22, Pm_UMD_F_2, whole genome shotgun sequence, a single genomic window includes:
- the si:ch211-215i13.3 gene encoding brain and acute leukemia cytoplasmic protein isoform X1 — MIISMGCGGSRADAIIEPRYHESWTRETESTWLTNTDVETPLPVANSKPLEANIREKRMVNTGTQCGKQALTTSSSNHQRRPRRSFSDQSTRDSKRRSSKEASALSKDGQPVSANSSDDPEPENASDER; from the exons ATGATTATCTCGATGGGTTGTGGAGGGAGTCGGGCGGACGCGATCATCGAGCCGAGGTACCATGAAAGCTGGACAAGAGAAACAGAATCGACATGGCTTACTAACACGGATGTAGAGACCCCTCTTCCAGTAGCAAACA GTAAACCTCTGGAAGCCAACATAAGGGAGAAGAGGATGGTGAACACGGGCACCCAGTGTGGGAAGCAGGCCCTCACCACCAGCAGCTCCAACCACCAGAGGAGACCCAGACGCTCTTTTAGTGAT CAATCTACTCGTGACTCCAAAAGGAGGTCATCAAAAGAGGCCAGCGCTTTGTCTAAGGATGGGCAGCCGGTAAGCGCCAACAGCAGTGACGATCCAGAACCTGAAAACGCCTCTGACGAAAGATGA
- the si:ch211-215i13.3 gene encoding uncharacterized protein si:ch211-215i13.3 isoform X2, translating into MIISMGCGGSRADAIIEPRYHESWTRETESTWLTNTDVETPLPVANSKPLEANIREKRMVNTGTQCGKQALTTSSSNHQRRPRRSFSDVGVTGSSNLLVTPKGGHQKRPALCLRMGSR; encoded by the exons ATGATTATCTCGATGGGTTGTGGAGGGAGTCGGGCGGACGCGATCATCGAGCCGAGGTACCATGAAAGCTGGACAAGAGAAACAGAATCGACATGGCTTACTAACACGGATGTAGAGACCCCTCTTCCAGTAGCAAACA GTAAACCTCTGGAAGCCAACATAAGGGAGAAGAGGATGGTGAACACGGGCACCCAGTGTGGGAAGCAGGCCCTCACCACCAGCAGCTCCAACCACCAGAGGAGACCCAGACGCTCTTTTAGTGATGTAGGTGTCACTGGTAGCAG CAATCTACTCGTGACTCCAAAAGGAGGTCATCAAAAGAGGCCAGCGCTTTGTCTAAGGATGGGCAGCCGGTAA